From one Lycium ferocissimum isolate CSIRO_LF1 chromosome 7, AGI_CSIRO_Lferr_CH_V1, whole genome shotgun sequence genomic stretch:
- the LOC132063355 gene encoding uncharacterized protein LOC132063355: protein MGSDTGSSPSSAPAIATAATSSSATSSPSGNNKRNRDPEDEVYVDNLHSHKRYLSEIMASSLNGLTVGDNLPDNIVDSPSRSENTLYIRDEMSFQYSPMSEDSDDSRCYEPLTNTSSPQPESTPTSPVSPYRYHRPLNGFSSGPPSTSYPSHSCNFPAATSSQPRQRGSDSEGRFPSSPSDICHSADLRRAALLRSVQMRTQPPGPSSFELHFTPGQEPSHMETEDRPCSYMKSLVVDEREYKIEQCSAMSESAPENGDDPCRILNMGPKGDEPVD, encoded by the exons ATGGGCTCGGATACGGGTTCGTCGCCTTCATCTGCTCCGGCGATCGCAACAGCAGCTACGTCATCATCAGCCACGTCATCACCGAGTGGTAATAATAAGAGAAATAGAGACCCAGAAGATGAAGTTTATGTGGATAATCTCCACTCTCACAAACGTTATCTTAGTGAG ATAATGGCGTCGAGTTTAAATGGATTGACAGTGGGAGACAATCTACCAGATAATATAGTGGATTCTCCATCAAGATCCGAAAACACGCTCTATATCAG GGACGAGATGTCCTTTCAATATTCCCCAATGTCAGAAGATTCAGATGACTCGAGATGCTATGAACCTTTGACAAATACTAGCTCCCCCCAACCTGAGAGCACACCTACTAGTCCAGTCTCACCCTACCGATATCACAGACCATTGAATGGGTTCTCATCAGGTCCTCCCTCCACATCATACCCGTCACATTCCTGCAACTTCCCTGCTGCCACATCCTCACAGCCTCGTCAACGAGGCTCTGATTCTGAGGGTCGATTTCCATCATCACCCAGTGACATATGCCACTCTGCTGACTTAAGGAGAGCTGCACTTCTGCGGTCCGTGCAAATGAGGACTCAACCTCCTGGACCATCATCATTTGAATTGCATTTTACTCCAGGGCAGGAGCCTAGTCATATGGAGACCGAGGACCGGCCTTGTTCTTACATGAAGTCTTTAGTTGTTGATGAGAGGGAATATAAGATTGAACAATGCTCCGCAATGAGTGAATCAGCACCTGAAAATGGGGATGATCCCTGTAGAATTTTGAATATGGGACCGAAAGGAGATGAACCTGTAGATTAA